The Desulfuromonadales bacterium DNA segment GGCGATACGGTATCCGGGCAGATCCGGCCGCCGAAGGAAGGAGAGCGCTATTTCGCCCTGCTCAAGGTTTCCGAGGTCAACTTCGAAGACCCGGCGGTGGCCCGCGATAAAACCCTTTTCGACAACCTCACCCCGCTCTATCCTCAGGAGCGCATCATCCTGGAGACGCTTCACGATAACCTGCCGATGCGGGTCATGGACCTGGCTACTCCCATCGGCAAGGGACAGCGAGGGCTGATCGTCGCTCCGCCGCGTACCGGCAAGACGATGCTGCTGCAGAACATCGCCAATTCGATTACCACCAATCACCCCGAGGTCTACCTCATTGTGCTGCTGATCGACGAGCGCCCCGAAGAGGTGACCGACATGCAGCGCAGCGTCAAGGGCGAAGTCATCTCCTCTACCTTCGACGAGCCGGCTACCCGGCACGTTCAGGTCGCCGAAATGGTCATCGAGAAGGCCAAGCGGCTCGTGGAGCACAAGCGTGACGTGGTGATCCTGCTCGATTCGATCACTCGCCTGGCCCGCGCCTACAACACCGTTGTGCCCCCCTCCGGCAAGATTCTCTCCGGCGGGGTCGATTCCAACGCCCTGCACAAACCGAAGCGCTTCTTCGGCGCGGCTCGCAACATCGAAGAAGGGGGGAGCCTGACCATCATCGCCACCGCCCTGGTCGACACCGGCAGCAAGATGGACGAGGTCATCTTCGAGGAGTTCAAGGGGACCGGCAATATGGAACTCCACCTCGACCGCCGTCTGGTCGACAAGCGAACCTTCCCCGCCATCGACATCAACAAGTCGGGAACCCGGCGCGAGGAGTTGCTCCTCGACCAGACCAGCCTGCAGCGTATCTGGCTGCTGCGCAAGGTCCTCTCCTCGATGAATGTAGTCGACAGCATGGAGTTTCTGCTTGAAAAGCTTGGCGAGACCAAGAGCAATCAGGGCTTTCTCGACTCCATGAACCGGTAGATGCTCCGCGGCAGAAAGTACTTGCGGAAGGGTTGAAAAACTGATATTTTCCGCTATTCGCACCATCCCACAAACCGGCCTGTACCAGCCAGGCCGTAAGGAGACAAGGCAATGAAAGAAGGCATCCACCCCAAATACGAGGCCGTCACGGTCAAATGCCACTGCGGCAACACCTTTGAAACCCGCTCGACCCGGAAGGGGGGCGAAATCACCACCGA contains these protein-coding regions:
- the rho gene encoding transcription termination factor Rho, which translates into the protein MNLKELKEKKITELTAIGKELKVEGASGMRKQDLIFAILNATAEKNGAIFGEGVLEILPDGFGFLRAPDANYLPGPDDIYVSPSQIRRFNLRTGDTVSGQIRPPKEGERYFALLKVSEVNFEDPAVARDKTLFDNLTPLYPQERIILETLHDNLPMRVMDLATPIGKGQRGLIVAPPRTGKTMLLQNIANSITTNHPEVYLIVLLIDERPEEVTDMQRSVKGEVISSTFDEPATRHVQVAEMVIEKAKRLVEHKRDVVILLDSITRLARAYNTVVPPSGKILSGGVDSNALHKPKRFFGAARNIEEGGSLTIIATALVDTGSKMDEVIFEEFKGTGNMELHLDRRLVDKRTFPAIDINKSGTRREELLLDQTSLQRIWLLRKVLSSMNVVDSMEFLLEKLGETKSNQGFLDSMNR
- the rpmE gene encoding 50S ribosomal protein L31 — its product is MKEGIHPKYEAVTVKCHCGNTFETRSTRKGGEITTEICSSCHPFFTGKQKLIDTAGRIERFRKKYGNK